A genomic segment from Sphingomonas astaxanthinifaciens DSM 22298 encodes:
- a CDS encoding TPM domain-containing protein has product MVSLRIAPEDHARVSQAIAAAEAQSDGEILTIVSADSDSYHDVALHWAVAAMLGVIAFCAWQTTFLSGLANRLFGGAWEQEVPTGRLLVTVLILVTMKFLGVMLVMRWRPLRLALTPGATKTRRVRRRAIALFRAAAERRTAGRTAVLIYLSLAERRAEIVADEAVTKATTPECWGDAMAELIAEIRAGRPGEGMVLAVREVGEVLTRHFPKTGTDTNEIPDKLIEL; this is encoded by the coding sequence ATGGTAAGCCTGCGCATCGCGCCCGAGGATCATGCCCGGGTCAGCCAGGCCATCGCTGCCGCCGAGGCGCAGAGCGACGGCGAAATCCTGACCATCGTCAGTGCCGACAGCGACAGCTATCACGATGTCGCGCTGCACTGGGCGGTCGCCGCGATGCTCGGCGTCATCGCCTTCTGCGCGTGGCAGACGACCTTCCTTTCCGGGCTCGCGAACCGGCTGTTCGGCGGGGCCTGGGAGCAGGAGGTCCCGACCGGCCGCCTGCTGGTGACCGTACTGATCCTCGTCACCATGAAGTTCCTCGGGGTCATGCTGGTGATGCGCTGGCGGCCGCTCCGGCTAGCGCTGACTCCCGGCGCGACCAAGACCCGGCGAGTACGGCGGCGGGCGATCGCCCTGTTCCGCGCTGCGGCCGAGCGCCGGACCGCGGGTCGGACCGCGGTCCTCATCTACCTCTCGCTGGCCGAGCGCCGGGCCGAGATCGTCGCCGACGAAGCGGTGACTAAGGCCACCACGCCCGAGTGCTGGGGCGACGCCATGGCCGAGCTCATCGCCGAAATCCGCGCCGGGCGCCCCGGCGAAGGCATGGTCCTCGCTGTGCGCGAAGTTGGGGAAGTCCTGACCCGCCACTTCCCCAAGACCGGCACCGACACCAACGAGATCCCCGACAAGCTGATCGAGCTGTGA
- a CDS encoding NUDIX hydrolase — MSLPPETMWSGRFVEACRKGRWEYAGRTNGIRAVVILAEHEGQWVLVEQPRAAVGGRCLELPAGLVGDHDDGATIEETAIRELEEETGFTAGRIERLGDFHASPGMLRESFTLVTAHDLRRVGEGGGVAGEEEIIVHLVRKPDLAAFVAARRAAGVAMDVKLLLPLAPFLLATSGA; from the coding sequence TTGAGTCTTCCGCCCGAGACCATGTGGTCGGGCCGCTTCGTCGAGGCGTGCCGCAAGGGCCGCTGGGAATATGCCGGCCGGACGAACGGCATCCGCGCGGTGGTCATCCTCGCCGAGCATGAGGGGCAATGGGTGCTGGTCGAGCAGCCGCGAGCGGCGGTCGGCGGGCGCTGCCTCGAACTGCCCGCGGGGCTGGTCGGCGACCATGATGACGGGGCGACAATCGAGGAGACGGCGATCCGCGAGCTCGAGGAGGAGACCGGCTTCACCGCGGGCCGGATCGAGCGGCTCGGCGACTTTCACGCATCGCCCGGGATGCTTCGGGAAAGCTTCACCCTCGTCACCGCCCACGATCTTCGCCGGGTGGGCGAAGGCGGCGGGGTCGCGGGCGAGGAGGAAATCATCGTTCATCTCGTGCGCAAGCCCGACCTTGCCGCCTTTGTCGCCGCGAGGCGGGCGGCGGGGGTCGCGATGGACGTCAAGCTGCTGCTTCCGCTTGCTCCCTTTCTCCTTGCAACTTCAGGTGCTTAG
- a CDS encoding M3 family metallopeptidase has product MRFPALLAGSALTLLAGCATVPAAEPVTVATAPEAAPVAAAPAVPDNILLADWTGGFGGVPPWDKVKVSDFPEAFAFAIDEQRREYRAIADNPEAPTFANTIEAMEKAGRRLDRVGSIFGVYTDNLSTPEIQALDKEWSPKLSAASDEIRLDPKLFQRIETLYNNRASLGLDAVQTRLLTRTYEGYVRNGAKLSPEQKQQLSGYNQQLASLFSDFNAKLLADEGTFIQASEAEMKGVPADVKSVAASVAKDKGLPAGSYAIRNTRSAVEPVLTFGTDRALRQKVWTAFVNRGDNGNANDTNAIIKQIVKLRSQRAQLLGYPTHAHWRMQDTMAKTPTRAMELMMRVWPAAVARVKEEVADMAPFARREGVKTVEPWDTRYFNEKVRKAKYDLSEEEIKPYFQLDNLVQGMFWSAGQLYGLEFKENTGAVPVFHPDVRTFEVTRAGKPVGLFYLDTYGREGKRSGAWMTTYRSRARLTGDDIVLASNNNNFNKPAPGEPVLVSLDDASTLFHEFGHAIHYLNVDVKYPSLGGSQRDFVEYPSQVNENWLLTRPVLDRFAKHYKTGQPMPQSLVAKIEKASTFGQGFATVEYLSSALVDMKLHLLPGGDVDPDAFEKATLAELGMPREMVMRHRLPQFGHLFSSDAYSAGYYSYLWSETMDADTWAAFEETGDPFNKTIADRFRTILLQTGNETDRAEAYRQFRGRDPDVTALLKRRGFPVN; this is encoded by the coding sequence ATGCGTTTTCCTGCCCTTCTTGCCGGCTCGGCGCTTACCCTTCTCGCCGGCTGCGCGACCGTTCCGGCGGCCGAGCCGGTGACCGTGGCGACCGCCCCCGAGGCCGCGCCCGTGGCCGCGGCACCGGCCGTTCCCGACAACATCCTGCTCGCCGACTGGACTGGCGGCTTCGGCGGGGTGCCGCCGTGGGACAAGGTCAAGGTCAGCGATTTCCCCGAGGCCTTCGCCTTCGCGATCGACGAGCAGCGCCGCGAATATCGCGCCATCGCCGACAATCCCGAGGCGCCGACCTTTGCCAACACGATCGAGGCGATGGAGAAGGCGGGTCGCCGGCTCGACCGCGTGGGCTCGATCTTCGGGGTCTACACCGACAATCTCTCGACGCCCGAAATCCAGGCGCTCGACAAGGAATGGAGCCCCAAGCTCTCGGCTGCGAGTGACGAGATCCGGCTCGATCCCAAGCTCTTCCAGCGCATCGAGACGCTCTACAACAATCGCGCCAGCCTCGGCCTCGACGCGGTGCAGACCCGGCTGCTGACCCGCACCTACGAAGGCTATGTCCGCAACGGTGCCAAGCTCTCGCCCGAGCAGAAGCAGCAGCTGTCGGGCTACAACCAGCAGCTCGCCTCGCTGTTCAGCGACTTCAACGCCAAGCTGCTGGCCGACGAGGGCACGTTCATCCAGGCGAGCGAAGCCGAGATGAAGGGCGTGCCCGCCGACGTGAAGTCGGTGGCGGCGAGCGTCGCCAAGGACAAGGGCCTGCCGGCGGGCAGCTATGCCATCCGCAACACCCGTTCGGCGGTCGAGCCGGTGCTGACTTTCGGCACCGACCGGGCCCTCCGGCAGAAGGTCTGGACCGCCTTCGTCAATCGCGGCGACAACGGCAATGCCAACGACACCAACGCGATCATCAAGCAGATCGTGAAGCTGCGCAGCCAGCGTGCCCAGCTGCTTGGCTATCCCACCCACGCGCACTGGCGGATGCAGGACACGATGGCGAAGACGCCAACCCGTGCGATGGAGCTGATGATGCGCGTGTGGCCGGCGGCGGTCGCGCGGGTCAAGGAAGAGGTCGCCGACATGGCGCCGTTCGCCAGGCGCGAGGGCGTCAAGACGGTCGAGCCGTGGGACACTCGTTACTTCAACGAGAAGGTCCGCAAGGCGAAGTACGATCTCTCGGAAGAGGAGATCAAACCCTATTTCCAGCTCGATAACCTGGTGCAGGGCATGTTCTGGTCGGCCGGCCAGCTCTACGGGCTCGAGTTCAAGGAGAATACGGGCGCGGTGCCGGTGTTCCACCCGGACGTCCGGACCTTCGAGGTGACGCGCGCGGGCAAGCCGGTGGGCCTGTTCTACCTCGACACCTATGGCCGCGAGGGCAAGCGCTCGGGCGCGTGGATGACCACCTATCGGTCGCGGGCGCGCCTGACCGGCGATGACATCGTGCTCGCCAGCAACAACAACAATTTCAACAAGCCCGCGCCGGGCGAGCCGGTGCTCGTCAGCCTCGACGACGCCTCGACCCTGTTCCACGAGTTCGGGCACGCGATCCACTATCTTAACGTGGACGTGAAGTATCCGAGCCTCGGCGGATCGCAGCGCGACTTCGTGGAGTATCCGAGCCAGGTCAACGAGAACTGGCTGCTGACGCGGCCGGTGCTCGACCGCTTCGCCAAGCACTACAAGACCGGCCAGCCGATGCCGCAGAGCCTGGTCGCCAAGATCGAGAAGGCGAGCACCTTCGGCCAGGGCTTCGCGACGGTGGAATATCTCTCCTCGGCGCTCGTCGACATGAAATTGCACCTGCTGCCGGGCGGCGACGTCGATCCCGATGCGTTCGAGAAGGCGACGCTGGCCGAGCTCGGCATGCCGCGCGAGATGGTGATGCGCCACCGCCTGCCGCAGTTCGGGCATTTGTTCAGCTCGGACGCTTATTCGGCCGGCTATTACAGCTACCTGTGGTCGGAAACGATGGACGCCGACACCTGGGCAGCGTTCGAGGAGACCGGCGATCCGTTCAACAAGACGATCGCCGACCGCTTCCGGACGATCCTGCTTCAGACCGGCAACGAGACCGACCGGGCCGAGGCCTATCGCCAGTTCCGCGGGCGCGATCCGGACGTGACGGCGCTGCTCAAGCGGCGCGGGTTTCCGGTGAACTAG
- a CDS encoding phosphotransferase family protein, producing MDRTTANTGTRDVSERLRFDEEALTAWMESNVAGYSGPLAISQFKGGQSNPTYKLDTPDASYVLRRKPPGKTLPGAHAVDREYRVMDALGRQGFPVPRVHALCEDESVIGTAFFVMDMVPGRIVWEAQFPGLDRAARAAHFDAMNATIAALHSFDPAAIGLGDYGKAGGFVERQVARWSRQYLTDVEAGRNEDMDRLVDWLGKHLPPDRGEARVIHGDYRCDNMIFDAEAPEVRAVLDWELSTLGDPESDFVYHCMMYRMPAGIFTGLAGLDLPALGIPSEEEYVAAYCRRTGRSGIPAFDYLMVFNLFRLAAIIHGIKGRLARGNASSAHAAESARALEPLAAMAWAQAERARL from the coding sequence ATGGACCGTACCACCGCCAACACCGGCACCCGCGACGTATCCGAACGCCTCCGCTTCGACGAAGAGGCGCTTACCGCCTGGATGGAGTCGAACGTCGCCGGCTACTCAGGTCCGCTCGCCATCAGCCAGTTCAAGGGCGGCCAGTCGAACCCGACGTACAAGCTCGACACGCCGGACGCCTCCTACGTCCTGCGCCGCAAACCACCCGGAAAGACGCTTCCCGGCGCCCATGCCGTCGACCGCGAATATCGGGTCATGGACGCGCTCGGTCGCCAGGGCTTTCCGGTGCCGCGCGTCCATGCCCTGTGCGAGGACGAAAGCGTCATTGGCACCGCCTTCTTCGTCATGGACATGGTCCCCGGGCGGATCGTCTGGGAGGCGCAATTCCCCGGGCTCGACCGCGCCGCGCGGGCCGCCCACTTCGATGCCATGAACGCGACCATCGCCGCCCTGCACAGCTTCGATCCCGCGGCGATCGGCCTTGGCGACTATGGCAAGGCCGGCGGCTTCGTCGAGCGCCAGGTCGCGCGCTGGTCCAGGCAATATCTGACCGATGTCGAGGCCGGCCGGAACGAGGACATGGACCGGCTGGTCGACTGGCTCGGCAAGCACCTCCCGCCCGACCGCGGCGAAGCGCGCGTGATCCACGGCGACTATCGCTGCGACAACATGATCTTCGACGCCGAAGCACCCGAGGTCCGCGCGGTGCTCGACTGGGAACTCTCCACCCTCGGAGATCCCGAGAGCGACTTCGTCTACCACTGCATGATGTACCGGATGCCGGCCGGCATTTTCACCGGCCTCGCCGGGCTTGACCTGCCAGCGCTCGGCATCCCCAGCGAAGAGGAATATGTCGCGGCCTATTGCCGCCGCACCGGTCGCTCGGGAATTCCCGCATTCGACTATCTGATGGTCTTCAACCTCTTCCGGCTGGCCGCCATCATCCACGGCATCAAGGGCCGCCTCGCCCGCGGCAATGCCTCGAGCGCGCACGCAGCGGAAAGCGCGCGGGCGCTCGAGCCCCTTGCCGCCATGGCCTGGGCGCAGGCGGAGCGGGCGAGGCTATAA
- a CDS encoding metallophosphoesterase family protein, which produces MAKIAHLSDLHFGAHDETIVAALEQEVDAARPDLVVISGDFTQRARTEQFQRAGRFLERLNEAGHEVLAVPGNHDVPLYDVLRRFLSPLARYKKFVDGTLCPWHQLPGVSVLGLNTARSLTIKDGRVNREQLDFVRRHFEQAPADALKVLVTHHPLFALPVDDAGIIGKAIGRQELALDAVHELGIDLLLAGHNHRASTHYARDLVTRAGGALVIQAGTATSVRTREEEQSFNLLEVSPKEVTIGLKRWTGSAFEAAQPTRFVESAQGWEQAPVLADPAEA; this is translated from the coding sequence ATGGCCAAGATCGCCCATCTCTCCGACCTTCATTTCGGTGCGCATGACGAGACCATCGTCGCTGCGCTCGAGCAGGAAGTGGACGCCGCGAGGCCCGATCTCGTGGTGATCAGCGGCGACTTCACCCAGCGCGCGCGGACCGAGCAGTTCCAGCGCGCAGGGCGCTTCCTCGAACGGCTGAACGAGGCCGGGCACGAGGTGCTGGCGGTGCCCGGCAATCACGACGTGCCGCTGTACGACGTGCTTCGGCGCTTTCTCTCGCCGCTCGCGCGGTACAAGAAGTTCGTCGATGGGACGCTCTGTCCGTGGCATCAATTGCCCGGCGTGTCGGTGCTGGGCCTCAACACGGCGCGCTCGCTGACGATCAAGGACGGGCGGGTCAATCGCGAACAGCTCGATTTCGTTCGTCGCCATTTCGAGCAGGCGCCAGCCGATGCGCTGAAGGTGCTGGTCACGCACCATCCGCTGTTTGCGCTGCCGGTCGACGATGCCGGGATCATCGGCAAGGCGATCGGCCGGCAGGAACTGGCGCTCGACGCGGTCCATGAGCTCGGGATCGACCTGCTGCTCGCCGGGCACAATCATCGCGCCTCGACCCATTATGCCCGAGACCTGGTCACCCGCGCGGGCGGCGCGCTGGTCATCCAGGCGGGCACCGCCACTTCGGTCCGGACCCGCGAGGAAGAACAGAGCTTCAACCTCCTCGAGGTCTCGCCGAAAGAGGTGACGATCGGGCTCAAGCGCTGGACCGGAAGCGCCTTCGAAGCCGCGCAGCCGACCCGCTTCGTCGAGTCCGCGCAGGGCTGGGAACAGGCACCGGTGCTCGCCGATCCGGCCGAGGCTTGA
- the nadC gene encoding carboxylating nicotinate-nucleotide diphosphorylase, protein MIDGFDTDAFVTRTLAEDMGQGGDVTSASTIPAEARFTATMNCREEIVVAGICLAEAFFRRLDPAVGIETPVRDGERVPAGTVLMRLEGQARAMLTAERSALNTLQHLSGIATLARRYVDVIAGTGAILLDTRKTIPGLRLLEKYAARMGGAHNHRLRLDDGLLIKDNHVAVNGSVEAAVARAKAAKTGLQVQVEVDRVAQIEPALAAGAERLLLDNMPPPVLREAVALVAGRVPLEASGGVNLDTIRAIAETGVDFISVGRITQSAPAVDIGLDFALI, encoded by the coding sequence ATGATCGACGGTTTCGACACAGACGCGTTCGTCACCCGCACGCTGGCGGAGGACATGGGGCAGGGCGGCGACGTCACCTCGGCCTCGACGATCCCCGCCGAGGCTCGTTTCACCGCGACGATGAATTGCCGCGAGGAGATCGTGGTCGCCGGAATCTGTCTCGCCGAGGCCTTCTTCCGTCGGCTCGACCCCGCGGTGGGGATCGAGACTCCGGTCCGCGATGGCGAGCGGGTGCCGGCAGGAACGGTGCTGATGCGGCTCGAGGGGCAGGCGCGGGCGATGCTCACCGCCGAGCGCTCGGCGCTGAACACGCTTCAGCATCTGTCGGGAATTGCCACGCTGGCCCGCCGTTATGTGGATGTCATCGCGGGCACCGGGGCGATCCTGCTCGACACGCGCAAGACCATTCCCGGGCTTCGCCTGCTCGAGAAATATGCGGCCCGCATGGGCGGCGCGCACAATCACCGGCTGCGGCTCGACGACGGCCTGCTCATCAAGGACAATCATGTCGCGGTGAACGGCTCGGTCGAGGCCGCGGTGGCGCGCGCCAAGGCGGCGAAGACCGGGCTCCAGGTCCAGGTCGAGGTCGACCGGGTGGCGCAGATCGAGCCGGCGCTTGCCGCCGGGGCCGAGCGGTTGCTGCTCGACAACATGCCGCCTCCGGTGCTGCGCGAAGCGGTGGCGCTGGTCGCCGGGCGGGTGCCGCTCGAGGCTTCGGGCGGGGTCAATCTCGACACCATCCGGGCGATCGCCGAGACCGGGGTGGACTTCATCTCGGTCGGCCGGATCACCCAATCGGCGCCGGCGGTCGATATCGGGCTTGATTTCGCGTTAATCTAG
- a CDS encoding glycine zipper 2TM domain-containing protein: MLKKFLFAASAVSLVAIPGAASAQYYPSPYGGYNGQTYYGYGGNRCSGTTGTIVGGVAGAVVGNQIGKSAGRSRYDYYGNRRGGSGTTGAIIGGAVGALLGRKIDKDSCKSRNYGYNNYRYNNYGYRY; encoded by the coding sequence ATGCTCAAGAAGTTTCTGTTCGCCGCGTCCGCCGTCTCGCTGGTCGCGATCCCGGGCGCCGCGAGCGCGCAATATTATCCGAGCCCCTATGGCGGCTATAATGGCCAGACCTATTACGGTTATGGCGGCAATCGCTGCTCGGGCACGACCGGCACGATCGTCGGCGGTGTCGCCGGTGCGGTGGTCGGCAACCAGATCGGCAAGAGCGCCGGCCGCAGCCGCTACGACTATTACGGCAACCGCCGCGGCGGCAGCGGGACGACCGGTGCGATCATCGGCGGTGCGGTCGGTGCCCTGCTCGGTCGCAAGATCGACAAGGACAGCTGCAAGAGCCGGAACTACGGCTACAACAATTACCGCTACAACAATTACGGCTATCGCTACTAA
- a CDS encoding NAD(P)H-dependent flavin oxidoreductase translates to MFKGLSPIMYRGREVWPLVEGGKGVSATNHASSGAWAAAGGIGTVSAVNADSYDPEGRIVPQVYSGMTRRERHEELIKYAIDGAVAQVRKAYDIASGKGAININVLWEMGGAQHVLHGVLERTKGLVAGVTCGAGMPYKLSEIAAQYNVSYLPIVSSGRAFRALWKRAYSKVADLLSAVVYEDPWLAGGHNGLSNAEDPRAPQDPYPRVAELRAVMREGGISDDVPIVMAGGVWRLDEWENWIDNPELGSIMFQFGTRPLLTQESPIPVEWKQRLMTLEEGDVLLHKFSPTGFYSSAVRNPFLRNLEARSERQIAFTKESVGDHAFELDVGIGTKKNYWVTKGDLQHAREWYGQGFTQAMKTPDDTLVFVTPEEEKIIRKDQADCMGCLSQCSFSSWADNEKNSTGRLADPRSFCIQKTLQDIAHGGPVEENLMFAGHAAFRFKTDPFYSNGFVPTVKQLVDRIRTGA, encoded by the coding sequence GTGTTCAAGGGTTTGTCGCCGATCATGTACCGCGGCCGCGAGGTCTGGCCGCTGGTCGAGGGCGGCAAGGGTGTCAGCGCGACCAATCATGCCAGCTCGGGCGCCTGGGCCGCCGCCGGCGGCATTGGCACGGTCAGCGCGGTCAACGCCGACAGCTATGATCCCGAAGGCCGGATCGTCCCTCAGGTCTACAGCGGCATGACCCGCCGCGAGCGGCACGAAGAGCTGATCAAATATGCCATCGACGGCGCGGTGGCGCAGGTCCGCAAGGCCTATGACATCGCCAGCGGCAAGGGCGCCATCAACATCAACGTGCTGTGGGAAATGGGCGGCGCGCAGCACGTCCTCCACGGCGTGCTCGAGCGGACCAAGGGCCTCGTCGCGGGCGTCACCTGCGGCGCCGGCATGCCCTACAAGCTCAGCGAGATCGCCGCGCAGTACAATGTTTCCTACCTCCCGATCGTGAGCTCGGGCCGTGCCTTTCGCGCGCTGTGGAAGCGCGCCTACAGCAAGGTCGCGGACCTCTTGAGCGCGGTCGTCTACGAGGATCCGTGGCTCGCCGGCGGGCACAATGGCCTCAGCAACGCCGAAGACCCCCGTGCGCCGCAGGACCCCTATCCGCGGGTCGCCGAGCTGCGCGCCGTCATGCGCGAGGGTGGGATCAGCGACGACGTGCCGATCGTCATGGCGGGCGGCGTCTGGCGGCTCGACGAGTGGGAGAACTGGATCGACAATCCCGAGCTTGGGAGCATCATGTTCCAGTTCGGCACCCGGCCGCTCCTCACGCAGGAAAGCCCGATCCCGGTCGAGTGGAAGCAGCGGCTGATGACGCTGGAGGAGGGCGACGTCCTCCTGCATAAATTCTCGCCCACCGGCTTCTACTCGTCGGCCGTGCGCAACCCGTTCCTGCGCAATCTCGAAGCGCGCAGCGAGCGCCAGATCGCCTTCACCAAGGAGAGCGTCGGCGACCACGCCTTCGAGCTCGACGTCGGGATCGGCACCAAGAAGAATTACTGGGTCACCAAGGGCGACCTGCAGCATGCCCGCGAATGGTATGGCCAGGGCTTCACGCAGGCGATGAAGACCCCCGACGACACGCTGGTCTTCGTCACGCCCGAGGAAGAGAAGATCATCCGCAAGGACCAGGCCGACTGCATGGGCTGCCTCTCGCAGTGCAGCTTCTCGAGCTGGGCCGACAATGAGAAGAACTCGACCGGCCGGCTCGCCGACCCGCGCAGCTTCTGCATCCAGAAGACGCTGCAGGACATTGCCCACGGCGGTCCGGTCGAGGAGAACCTCATGTTCGCCGGCCATGCGGCCTTCCGCTTCAAGACCGATCCCTTCTACTCGAACGGCTTCGTCCCGACGGTGAAGCAGCTGGTGGACCGGATCCGGACCGGCGCGTGA
- a CDS encoding SH3 domain-containing protein has protein sequence MKALLGLALLGLASAAAAQDKPVPYWASLASGEAMMRTGPARTYPGVWLYKRRDLPVRVLKRFENWRLIEDSEGAKGWMLRTMLSDRRTALVTGTSPRPVHAQPSEGSRIRYMVEPGVIGRVSDCDGSWCHIQIGKREGSIRIADLWGVAPGEQVDD, from the coding sequence ATGAAGGCGCTGCTCGGGCTCGCATTGCTGGGACTGGCCAGTGCGGCGGCGGCGCAGGACAAGCCCGTGCCCTATTGGGCGAGCCTGGCCAGCGGCGAGGCGATGATGCGGACGGGCCCGGCGCGGACCTATCCCGGCGTATGGCTCTACAAGCGGCGCGACCTGCCGGTGCGCGTGCTCAAGCGATTCGAGAATTGGCGCCTGATCGAGGACAGCGAGGGCGCAAAGGGCTGGATGCTGCGGACGATGCTGAGCGATCGCCGCACCGCGCTGGTGACTGGTACGTCGCCGCGCCCGGTCCATGCGCAGCCCAGCGAGGGCAGCCGCATCCGCTACATGGTCGAGCCCGGCGTGATCGGCCGCGTCAGCGACTGTGACGGCAGCTGGTGCCACATCCAGATCGGCAAGCGCGAAGGCAGCATCCGGATCGCCGATTTATGGGGCGTTGCGCCGGGTGAGCAGGTCGACGACTAG
- a CDS encoding helix-turn-helix transcriptional regulator — MENRVRDWREQAGWSQGELARRLGVSRQTINAVETDKYDPSLPLALRMAKLFAVPVDQLFLDSWEPEA, encoded by the coding sequence ATGGAGAACCGGGTCAGGGACTGGCGCGAGCAGGCCGGATGGAGCCAGGGCGAACTTGCCCGTCGGCTCGGCGTGTCGCGGCAGACGATCAATGCGGTCGAGACCGACAAATATGACCCGAGCCTCCCGCTGGCGCTGCGCATGGCGAAACTCTTCGCGGTGCCGGTCGACCAGTTGTTCCTCGATTCCTGGGAGCCGGAAGCATGA
- a CDS encoding acetyl-CoA C-acyltransferase encodes MATAASDPTVILSYARTPMGAMQGALADVSATELGATAVKAAVERAGVSGDQIDRIYMGCVLPAGLGQAPARQAAIKAGLPTSVQATTVNKVCGSGMQTVIMGSEAILTGNADVIVAGGMESMTNAPYLLKKHRSGARLGHDTAYDHMFLDGLEDAYEEGRAMGTFAQDTANDYQLTRESMDAYAIESLARAKAAIDGGGFADEIVPVTVKSRSGETIVDTDEAPGRGRPDKIPQLKPAFAKDGTITAATSSSISDGAAAVVLTRESIARDRGLAPVARIVATAAHAQAPAEFTIAPIGAIHKVLDKAGWSIGEVDLFEVNEAFACVAMFAMKDLGIGHDKINVHGGATALGHPIGASGTRILVTLLNALKQKGLKRGVASLCIGGGEATAVAVELV; translated from the coding sequence ATGGCCACCGCCGCTTCCGATCCCACCGTCATCCTTTCCTACGCCCGCACCCCGATGGGCGCGATGCAGGGCGCGCTGGCCGACGTCAGCGCGACCGAGCTCGGCGCCACCGCGGTCAAGGCCGCGGTCGAGCGCGCCGGGGTCAGCGGCGACCAGATCGACCGGATCTACATGGGTTGCGTGCTGCCGGCCGGCCTCGGCCAGGCTCCGGCCCGCCAGGCCGCGATCAAGGCCGGGCTTCCGACCTCGGTCCAGGCGACCACGGTCAACAAGGTCTGCGGCTCGGGCATGCAGACGGTGATCATGGGCTCCGAAGCGATTCTCACCGGCAATGCCGACGTGATCGTCGCGGGCGGCATGGAGAGCATGACCAACGCTCCCTACCTTCTCAAGAAGCATCGTTCGGGCGCGCGTCTGGGTCACGACACGGCCTACGACCACATGTTCCTCGACGGGCTCGAGGACGCCTATGAGGAAGGCCGCGCGATGGGCACCTTCGCGCAGGACACCGCCAACGACTATCAGCTCACCCGCGAGTCGATGGACGCCTATGCGATCGAGAGTCTCGCCCGCGCCAAGGCGGCGATCGACGGCGGTGGCTTCGCTGACGAGATCGTGCCGGTAACGGTGAAGAGCCGTAGCGGCGAGACCATCGTCGACACCGACGAAGCCCCCGGCCGCGGTCGCCCCGACAAGATTCCGCAGCTCAAGCCCGCCTTCGCCAAGGACGGGACGATCACCGCCGCGACCAGCTCGTCCATCTCTGACGGCGCGGCGGCGGTTGTCCTGACCCGCGAGTCGATCGCCCGCGACAGGGGCCTCGCCCCCGTCGCCCGGATCGTCGCCACCGCCGCGCATGCGCAGGCCCCGGCCGAGTTCACGATCGCTCCCATCGGCGCGATCCACAAGGTCCTCGACAAGGCCGGCTGGTCGATCGGCGAGGTCGACCTGTTCGAGGTCAACGAGGCCTTCGCCTGCGTCGCCATGTTCGCGATGAAGGACCTCGGCATCGGCCACGACAAGATCAACGTCCACGGCGGCGCCACCGCGCTCGGCCATCCGATCGGCGCGTCGGGGACCCGAATCCTCGTCACCCTCCTCAACGCGCTCAAGCAGAAGGGCCTGAAGCGCGGCGTCGCCAGTCTCTGCATCGGCGGCGGCGAAGCCACCGCGGTGGCGGTCGAACTGGTCTAG